One Vicinamibacterales bacterium DNA window includes the following coding sequences:
- a CDS encoding MFS transporter, which translates to MSDTRRGLFITGDGRNLALTFVLVSSLFLLWGLCNGMIDVMDKHFQTELHLSKSQSAWVQFAHYLGYFLMAMPAGWLATRLGYKGGIISGLLMVALGGFWFLPATHINALAQAGSVSPTTAFVGYLAGVCAIAAGLTFLETVANPYTTVLGPPQFAATRINLAQSCNGVGWIFGPIIGGMFFYSTDAAGRSTGSETLYIPYVVVAIVVVVLAIVFAFADIPDIEAEDDYHLDDGAAGPAHSIWRHPHFVMAVAAQFFYVAAQAGIFSFFINYMTAEVPPIPASWRSDLLRSWFESGQAGALRLSDRGAANLASIGFVCFLVGRFTGAGLLKKFAAHRVLALYGVLNVVACFLVFLKLGWLSVACVFASYFFMSIMFPTIFALGIFGLGARAKKASAYIVMAIMGGAILPKLMGHVADQYDMSRGFIVPMVCFAFVAFYGHWWPKVSGVESMTAPKPDAAR; encoded by the coding sequence ATGAGCGACACGAGAAGAGGCTTGTTCATCACCGGCGACGGAAGAAACCTCGCCTTGACGTTCGTCCTCGTCAGCTCCCTGTTCCTGCTCTGGGGGCTCTGCAACGGGATGATCGACGTGATGGACAAGCACTTCCAGACGGAACTGCACCTCAGCAAGTCGCAGTCCGCGTGGGTCCAGTTCGCACACTATCTCGGGTACTTCCTGATGGCGATGCCCGCTGGCTGGCTGGCGACCCGGCTCGGGTACAAGGGCGGCATCATCAGCGGTCTCCTGATGGTGGCGCTCGGCGGGTTCTGGTTCCTCCCCGCCACGCACATCAACGCCCTCGCCCAGGCGGGCAGCGTCTCTCCGACGACCGCGTTTGTCGGCTACCTCGCGGGCGTCTGCGCCATCGCCGCGGGGCTCACGTTCCTGGAGACCGTCGCCAACCCCTACACCACGGTGCTCGGACCGCCGCAATTCGCGGCCACGCGCATCAACCTCGCGCAATCCTGCAACGGGGTCGGGTGGATCTTCGGCCCCATCATCGGCGGGATGTTCTTCTACTCGACCGACGCGGCGGGCCGGAGCACCGGCAGCGAGACGCTGTACATCCCATATGTCGTCGTGGCGATCGTCGTGGTCGTCCTGGCGATCGTCTTCGCGTTCGCCGACATCCCGGACATCGAGGCCGAGGACGACTACCATCTCGACGACGGCGCGGCCGGCCCGGCGCACTCAATCTGGCGCCACCCGCACTTCGTGATGGCCGTGGCCGCCCAGTTCTTCTACGTGGCCGCGCAGGCCGGCATCTTCAGCTTCTTCATCAACTACATGACGGCCGAAGTGCCGCCCATTCCCGCTTCCTGGCGCTCGGACCTCCTGCGGAGCTGGTTCGAGTCGGGCCAGGCAGGGGCCCTCCGTCTCAGCGACCGGGGCGCGGCCAACCTGGCCTCGATCGGCTTCGTGTGTTTCCTCGTCGGCCGGTTCACCGGCGCGGGCCTGTTGAAGAAGTTCGCCGCCCACAGGGTACTCGCGCTCTACGGTGTCCTGAACGTCGTCGCCTGCTTTCTGGTGTTCCTGAAGCTCGGCTGGCTGTCGGTGGCGTGCGTGTTCGCCAGCTACTTCTTCATGTCGATCATGTTCCCGACGATCTTCGCGCTCGGGATCTTCGGCCTTGGCGCCCGTGCCAAGAAGGCCTCCGCCTACATCGTCATGGCGATCATGGGCGGCGCCATCCTGCCGAAGTTGATGGGGCACGTGGCCGACCAGTACGACATGTCGCGCGGCTTCATCGTGCCGATGGTGTGCTTCGCCTTCGTGGCGTTCTACGGGCACTGGTGGCCGAAGGTCAGCGGCGTGGAGTCGATGACGGCGCCGAAGCCAGACGCCGCCCGATGA
- a CDS encoding L-fucose isomerase — MGANFPLPEAIANTRATARPPKIGIRPVIDGRRRGVRESLEHQVMAMARSAATLYERDLRHPDGRAVECVVADTCIGGVAEASACAEQFARAGVGVSLTVTPCWCYGTEVMDADPVTPKGVWGFNGTERPGAVYLAAALAGYAQKGLPAFGIYGRDVQDKDDTTIPEDARRKLLLFARAGLAVARMRGQSYLSIGGTSMGIAGSIVDQDFLQSYLGMRTEAVDMSEIVRRMEEGIFDRAEFDAALAWVKAHCREGADANPASKQASRARKDAEWETCVQCAIIVRDLMVGNPRLREAGWDEESLGHHALVAGFQGQRAWTDHWPNGDFLESMLNSSFDWTGIRQPFIVATENDSLNGVAMLFGHLLTATASLFADVRTFWSPAAVRRVTGSELAGRAAAGVIHLLNSGAAALDASGRLARGGQPCMKPFWEITEEEADACLRATTWCPAVRDYFRGGGYSSRFVTCGEWPLTMIRVNMVKGLGPVLQLAEGWTVDLPDQVHAALDARTDPTWPTTWFAPKLTGSGAFTDAYSVMANWGANHAAATYGHIGDQVLALASMLRIPVNMHNVEAGRIFRPASWSAFGTSDPEGADYRACAAYGPLYA; from the coding sequence ATGGGTGCCAATTTCCCGCTTCCCGAGGCCATCGCGAACACGCGCGCTACCGCCCGCCCGCCGAAGATCGGCATCCGTCCGGTCATCGACGGGCGCCGCAGGGGCGTACGCGAGTCGCTGGAACACCAGGTCATGGCGATGGCCCGCTCCGCCGCAACGCTCTACGAGAGAGACCTCCGGCATCCCGACGGGCGGGCGGTCGAGTGCGTGGTCGCGGACACGTGCATCGGCGGCGTGGCCGAGGCATCGGCGTGCGCGGAGCAGTTCGCACGCGCGGGCGTTGGCGTCAGCCTGACCGTCACGCCGTGCTGGTGCTACGGCACCGAGGTGATGGATGCCGATCCGGTGACGCCGAAGGGCGTGTGGGGATTCAACGGCACGGAGCGGCCAGGCGCGGTCTACCTGGCGGCCGCGCTCGCGGGCTACGCGCAGAAGGGACTCCCGGCGTTCGGCATCTACGGGCGCGACGTCCAGGACAAGGACGACACGACGATTCCCGAGGATGCCCGGCGCAAGCTGTTGCTGTTCGCGCGCGCGGGCCTCGCCGTGGCGCGGATGCGGGGACAGTCGTACCTGAGCATCGGCGGCACGAGCATGGGCATCGCGGGCAGCATCGTGGACCAGGACTTCCTTCAGAGCTACCTCGGGATGCGAACCGAGGCGGTTGACATGTCCGAAATCGTACGCCGGATGGAGGAGGGCATCTTCGACCGCGCCGAGTTCGACGCGGCGCTGGCCTGGGTGAAGGCGCACTGCCGCGAGGGTGCCGACGCCAATCCAGCGTCGAAGCAGGCCAGCCGGGCACGCAAGGACGCGGAGTGGGAGACGTGCGTCCAGTGCGCGATAATCGTGCGCGACCTGATGGTCGGGAACCCCCGCCTGCGCGAGGCGGGATGGGACGAGGAATCGCTCGGCCATCACGCACTGGTGGCCGGATTCCAGGGGCAGCGGGCCTGGACCGATCACTGGCCGAACGGCGATTTCCTCGAGTCGATGCTCAACTCCAGCTTCGACTGGACCGGGATCCGTCAGCCGTTCATCGTCGCGACCGAGAACGACTCGCTCAACGGCGTGGCGATGCTGTTCGGTCACCTCCTCACGGCGACGGCCAGCCTCTTCGCCGACGTGCGGACCTTCTGGAGCCCGGCGGCGGTCAGGCGGGTCACCGGATCCGAGTTGGCCGGCAGGGCGGCAGCGGGCGTCATCCACCTGCTCAACTCCGGTGCCGCGGCGCTCGACGCCAGCGGACGCCTCGCGCGAGGGGGCCAGCCGTGCATGAAGCCGTTCTGGGAGATCACCGAGGAGGAAGCCGACGCCTGCCTGCGCGCCACCACGTGGTGCCCCGCCGTGCGCGACTACTTCCGTGGAGGCGGCTATTCGAGCCGGTTCGTCACCTGCGGCGAGTGGCCCCTGACGATGATTCGGGTGAACATGGTGAAGGGCCTCGGCCCGGTGCTCCAGTTGGCCGAGGGCTGGACCGTCGATCTCCCCGACCAGGTCCATGCGGCCCTCGACGCGCGCACCGACCCCACCTGGCCGACCACGTGGTTCGCGCCGAAACTGACCGGCAGCGGGGCCTTCACCGACGCGTACAGCGTGATGGCCAACTGGGGGGCCAACCACGCGGCGGCCACCTACGGGCACATCGGCGATCAGGTGCTCGCCCTGGCGTCGATGCTCCGCATACCGGTCAACATGCACAACGTCGAAGCCGGTCGAATCTTCAGGCCGGCCTCGTGGAGTGCCTTCGGCACCAGCGATCCCGAGGGGGCGGACTACCGCGCCTGCGCCGCCTACGGACCGCTGTACGCCTGA
- a CDS encoding prolyl oligopeptidase family serine peptidase, which yields MFILRTFACVALAAFPVLAQPARPTPPTGALADYHVHVKGGLTLDDALSRSSQTGIRYGIVINGGLGFPVSSDEGLEAFLREMRGKPAFVAFQAEGREWVRLFSRRTLEKFDYVFTDAMTWTDDSGRRMRLWIEDEVGAIADPQAFMDMLVKRATGIFDNEPIDLYVNPTFLPKRIAAGYDSLWTPARMQRIVDRLAANGIGMEINNRYRIPSTAFIRLAKRSGVKFACGTNNTGPDDLGRNEYCAEMIRQCDLREADFWVPPADGRKAVQRRPFPRGGDGLTPARVDALRAEIRAHFFVPDPLPALDARTHRRFDPAPGVTAEAVSYATEFGTRVPAILYLPTPLPRGRIPAFIVVNGHGGDKHSWYSYYTGITFARGGAAVLTYDQAGEAERSAHRASGTRDHDRIEGDQVLARRLCGLMLTDVMQAVSYLSTRTEVDPARIGAGGYSLGSFVLALAGAVEPRLRACVMVGGGNLDGRGGYWDKSKPMCQGLPYQSLGFLGDRAAVIYALHAARGPALVWNGRADSVVNVPATLEPFFDDLRSRVVALRGTTDGVFEFGFVPDGSHRPYFLTRPVVLWLGLRLGFPNWTDASIRLMPETKIGAWVRATGVAVDMQYAADEREGGTLAVGDGVPGYRWEDLCVYTPTEWEQAKRPLVLDTWVEAARAAGTGR from the coding sequence ATGTTCATCCTCCGAACGTTCGCGTGCGTGGCGCTCGCCGCCTTCCCCGTTCTCGCCCAGCCCGCCCGGCCGACCCCGCCGACCGGGGCGCTGGCGGACTACCATGTCCACGTGAAGGGCGGCCTCACGCTCGACGACGCCCTCAGCCGATCGAGCCAGACCGGCATCCGCTACGGCATCGTCATCAACGGCGGCCTGGGTTTCCCGGTGAGCAGCGACGAGGGGCTCGAGGCCTTTCTTCGCGAGATGCGCGGAAAGCCGGCCTTCGTGGCGTTCCAGGCCGAGGGCCGCGAATGGGTGCGCCTCTTCTCCAGGCGGACGCTCGAGAAATTCGACTACGTCTTCACGGACGCGATGACGTGGACCGACGACAGCGGCAGGCGCATGCGGCTGTGGATCGAGGACGAAGTCGGCGCCATCGCCGACCCGCAGGCGTTCATGGATATGCTCGTCAAGCGCGCCACGGGGATCTTCGACAACGAGCCGATCGATCTCTACGTCAACCCGACGTTCCTGCCGAAGCGGATCGCGGCCGGCTATGACTCGCTCTGGACACCGGCGCGCATGCAGCGAATCGTCGACCGCCTGGCCGCGAACGGCATCGGGATGGAGATCAACAACCGATACCGCATCCCGAGCACCGCCTTCATCCGTCTGGCGAAAAGATCCGGCGTCAAGTTCGCGTGCGGCACCAACAACACCGGGCCGGACGACCTGGGCCGCAACGAGTACTGCGCCGAGATGATCCGGCAGTGTGACTTGCGCGAAGCGGACTTCTGGGTCCCGCCCGCCGACGGCAGGAAGGCGGTCCAGCGCCGGCCCTTCCCCCGTGGAGGCGACGGGCTGACGCCCGCGCGGGTGGACGCACTGCGCGCCGAGATCCGCGCCCACTTCTTCGTGCCGGACCCGCTGCCGGCGCTCGATGCGCGCACTCACCGTCGGTTCGATCCGGCGCCAGGTGTCACCGCAGAGGCTGTGAGCTATGCCACCGAGTTCGGCACGCGCGTGCCCGCCATCCTCTATCTCCCGACGCCGCTGCCCAGGGGAAGAATCCCCGCCTTCATCGTCGTCAACGGGCACGGCGGCGACAAGCACTCGTGGTACTCCTACTACACCGGCATCACGTTCGCGCGCGGCGGCGCGGCGGTACTCACTTACGATCAGGCCGGCGAGGCGGAGCGAAGCGCGCACCGCGCGTCGGGTACGCGGGACCACGATCGGATCGAGGGCGACCAGGTCCTGGCGCGCCGGCTATGCGGCCTGATGCTCACCGACGTCATGCAGGCCGTCTCGTACCTGTCGACGCGCACCGAGGTCGACCCGGCCCGGATTGGCGCCGGCGGGTACTCACTCGGGTCCTTCGTGCTCGCGCTGGCCGGGGCGGTGGAGCCGCGGCTCCGCGCCTGCGTGATGGTCGGGGGCGGCAACCTCGACGGCCGTGGCGGTTACTGGGACAAGTCGAAGCCGATGTGCCAGGGACTGCCCTACCAGTCGCTCGGATTTCTCGGCGACCGGGCGGCGGTGATCTACGCGCTGCACGCGGCGCGGGGCCCGGCGCTCGTCTGGAACGGCCGCGCCGACTCGGTCGTGAACGTGCCGGCAACGCTGGAGCCGTTCTTCGACGATCTGCGATCGCGGGTCGTGGCGCTGCGCGGGACGACCGATGGCGTCTTCGAGTTCGGCTTCGTGCCGGACGGCAGCCATCGACCCTATTTCCTGACGCGCCCGGTAGTGCTGTGGCTGGGGCTGCGGCTTGGCTTTCCGAATTGGACCGACGCCTCGATTCGCTTGATGCCCGAGACGAAGATCGGCGCGTGGGTGCGGGCGACCGGCGTGGCGGTCGACATGCAGTACGCGGCGGACGAGCGCGAGGGCGGGACGCTCGCCGTCGGCGACGGCGTCCCGGGCTACAGATGGGAAGACCTGTGCGTGTACACCCCGACCGAGTGGGAGCAGGCCAAGCGCCCGCTCGTTCTCGACACCTGGGTGGAGGCGGCGAGAGCAGCGGGCACCGGGCGCTAG
- a CDS encoding sugar phosphate isomerase/epimerase family protein: MKLQHAVAVMLCWACTAFGQGPSRVQVGVCLDADRFEAAQAAGFDYVEIAASKVAALTDDEFRQLAARIAGLRIPVAAANNFIPAAIKLVGPDVDKRRQEEYVGACLGRLKTLGVSVVVLGSGGARRVPDGFSRQEAVGQLVDFCRRIAPLARERGITIAIEPLRHQETNILNTAREGLALVNAVDRPEIRLLVDYYHLAEEGESPAVLLEAGKQIVHTHLANPNGRVYPSSRDETNYAGFFGNLCKIGYAGRLSIEASTTDFAAQAPESLAMLRNALACRVR, translated from the coding sequence ATGAAACTCCAACATGCGGTCGCAGTGATGTTGTGTTGGGCGTGCACGGCGTTCGGGCAGGGTCCGTCGAGAGTGCAGGTCGGCGTCTGCCTCGACGCCGACAGATTCGAGGCGGCCCAGGCGGCCGGCTTCGACTACGTGGAGATCGCCGCGTCGAAGGTGGCCGCGCTGACCGACGACGAGTTCCGGCAGCTTGCCGCGCGCATCGCCGGCCTCCGCATCCCGGTGGCCGCCGCCAACAACTTCATCCCGGCGGCCATCAAGCTTGTCGGGCCCGATGTCGACAAGCGCCGTCAGGAGGAGTACGTCGGCGCGTGCCTGGGCCGGCTCAAGACGCTCGGCGTGTCGGTGGTCGTCCTGGGCAGCGGCGGGGCGCGGCGCGTGCCCGATGGGTTCTCGCGGCAGGAGGCTGTGGGCCAGCTCGTGGACTTCTGCCGACGCATCGCCCCCCTGGCCCGGGAACGCGGCATCACCATCGCGATCGAGCCGCTCCGTCACCAGGAGACGAACATCCTCAACACCGCGCGCGAAGGCTTGGCGCTCGTCAACGCGGTCGATCGCCCCGAGATCAGGCTCCTCGTGGACTACTACCACCTGGCCGAGGAGGGGGAGAGCCCGGCCGTGCTGCTCGAGGCTGGAAAGCAAATCGTTCACACCCACCTGGCCAACCCGAACGGGCGCGTGTACCCGTCGAGCCGGGATGAGACGAACTACGCGGGATTCTTCGGGAATCTGTGCAAGATCGGCTACGCCGGGCGTCTCAGCATCGAGGCGTCCACGACGGATTTCGCCGCGCAGGCGCCCGAATCGCTCGCGATGCTGAGGAACGCACTCGCCTGTCGGGTTCGCTAG
- a CDS encoding 50S ribosomal protein L11 methyltransferase translates to MAALPSQSLLHRLVPLAPVAGGAPLVAHQTADLFGLWTTWEAECGERCGPPFWAVVWPAANVLAGYLLAHPETVSGLRVLDLGCGGGIAGIAAAMAGARSVIANDVDAVAEHIVTLNARANAVTLTLSAEDLTTTTERAPADVVLVADMFYEQAPSRGMMAWLRASVSAGSRVLIADGGRPFSPTKGLLEVYSKRVTVSADVEGVPERLVRVLELLR, encoded by the coding sequence ATGGCGGCGTTACCATCCCAATCGTTGCTCCACCGGCTGGTTCCCTTGGCGCCGGTGGCTGGTGGTGCGCCACTCGTCGCGCATCAGACTGCCGATCTCTTTGGGCTCTGGACGACGTGGGAGGCGGAGTGCGGCGAACGATGCGGCCCACCGTTCTGGGCCGTGGTGTGGCCGGCGGCCAACGTGCTGGCAGGCTACCTGCTCGCGCACCCGGAGACGGTCTCGGGGCTTCGCGTACTCGACCTTGGATGCGGCGGCGGCATCGCCGGCATCGCCGCGGCGATGGCCGGGGCGCGATCGGTGATCGCCAACGACGTGGACGCGGTGGCCGAGCACATCGTCACGTTGAATGCCCGTGCAAACGCAGTCACCCTGACGCTCTCCGCGGAGGATTTGACCACGACGACCGAACGCGCGCCCGCGGACGTCGTCCTCGTCGCCGACATGTTCTACGAGCAGGCCCCATCGCGCGGGATGATGGCCTGGCTGCGCGCGTCGGTGTCGGCTGGCTCGCGGGTCCTGATCGCCGACGGCGGACGCCCGTTCTCCCCCACCAAGGGCCTGCTGGAGGTGTACTCCAAGCGCGTGACGGTATCGGCGGACGTCGAAGGCGTCCCGGAACGTCTCGTGCGAGTGCTCGAACTGCTCCGCTGA
- a CDS encoding NAD(P)/FAD-dependent oxidoreductase produces the protein MSRAKYSVAVVGGGASGLMAAIAAARAGASVCLLERQDRVGRKVLATGNGRCNLTNTSIAEQHYHGRTPGFANSVLRQFAVRDTLTFFDSLGILTTVEADGEVYPRCAQASAVLDVLRFEVQRLGVQTMVSTEVTRLAPGAQGFALMHEGSRTEARAVVLAAGGKAMPQLGGSESGMRLATSLGHRVVPIHPALVPLKTDCPYNRQLKGTKIDAVVTLDIAGAAARSQAGEVLFAEYGLSGPPLIQLSVPATAALQSGDRVRLMLDLFPDWDQQTLTDHLRSRFERAGDAPLEQALIGLCHKRLILPLLAMAGISKTAPAVGSGGLASRLAVLFKAWTMTVTGSLSYNEAHVMHGGIDCADLDPVTLQSCTVPGLYLTGELLDVTGDCGGFNLQWAWSSGHVAGVEAARTAGRADGAAGAGRG, from the coding sequence ATGAGCAGAGCGAAATACTCCGTTGCCGTGGTGGGCGGCGGCGCGTCGGGCCTGATGGCTGCGATTGCTGCCGCACGAGCCGGCGCATCGGTGTGTCTGCTCGAACGCCAGGACCGGGTTGGGAGAAAGGTGCTCGCCACGGGGAACGGCCGGTGCAACCTGACCAACACCTCCATCGCCGAGCAGCACTACCACGGGAGAACGCCTGGCTTCGCCAATTCGGTGTTGCGGCAATTCGCGGTGCGGGACACGCTCACCTTCTTCGACAGCCTTGGCATTCTGACGACCGTTGAGGCGGACGGCGAGGTGTATCCCCGGTGTGCACAGGCGTCAGCCGTGCTCGACGTGCTGCGCTTCGAGGTGCAGCGACTCGGGGTCCAGACGATGGTGAGCACCGAGGTGACTCGCCTCGCGCCCGGTGCGCAGGGGTTTGCTCTGATGCACGAAGGCTCGAGGACGGAAGCGCGGGCCGTCGTGCTGGCGGCGGGCGGCAAAGCCATGCCGCAACTGGGCGGCAGCGAGAGCGGCATGCGTCTGGCGACGAGTCTCGGCCACCGGGTCGTGCCGATCCATCCAGCCCTGGTGCCCTTGAAGACGGATTGTCCCTACAACCGGCAACTGAAGGGGACCAAGATCGATGCGGTCGTCACCCTCGACATCGCTGGCGCCGCGGCGCGATCACAGGCGGGCGAAGTGCTCTTCGCCGAATACGGCCTGTCCGGACCGCCGCTGATCCAACTCAGTGTGCCAGCGACGGCGGCGCTCCAATCCGGCGACAGGGTTCGACTCATGCTCGACCTGTTTCCAGACTGGGACCAGCAGACACTGACCGATCACCTGCGATCGCGTTTCGAGAGGGCGGGTGACGCACCACTCGAGCAGGCGCTCATCGGCTTGTGCCACAAGCGGCTGATCCTGCCCCTGCTGGCGATGGCCGGGATCTCGAAGACCGCGCCAGCCGTTGGCAGTGGCGGACTCGCGTCCCGGCTGGCGGTTCTCTTCAAGGCATGGACGATGACCGTCACCGGGTCGCTGTCGTACAACGAGGCGCATGTCATGCACGGGGGAATCGATTGCGCCGATCTCGATCCCGTCACCTTGCAGTCGTGCACGGTCCCCGGCCTGTACCTCACCGGCGAGTTGCTCGACGTCACCGGCGACTGCGGCGGATTCAACCTGCAGTGGGCGTGGTCGTCCGGACATGTGGCTGGCGTGGAGGCTGCGCGGACCGCGGGGCGCGCAGACGGCGCGGCCGGCGCGGGCAGGGGATGA
- a CDS encoding DEAD/DEAH box helicase, which translates to MNNLEPVLTPRGHLLLTEAADSSAIDATVAARLDEAFTRSQGDGLLQLGAGEVSTPLPPALGYWRDFAARFVTAVCAQPDATATPVSGEAATDVPPPPDGDLDALVAAAPPMTGAEYLTPDVLRTLWAALGHALGARLAASKASVQDTLRSFNPAWNTVGRVHFHLAENRKDPDAPFAFLATYTHGLSAHATPQHVPLGQALREYAGAASNSRLLSLLLPVQRAAERCAWLKTMVDDGEIFHPLRWTPREAVALLHDVHVLEQSGVVVRVPANWKAGRPPRPTVTATVGTKVPAGLGLDTLLDFRMDVTLDGEALTPAEVRALLESVDGLALLRGRWVEVDRERLRGLIDEFRRVDRAAADNGLTFAEAMRLLSGADARAAGTTSDEDRAWSGAVAGPWLAGVLQALRGPEALAHVDPGDALHGTLRPYQQVGVRWLHFLSSLGLGACLADDMGLGKTIQVLALLLVLERERASRAGASRGQPSLLIAPASLIANWASEIARFAPGLSALVAHPSALTAEALKAIDDTHVRETDLVITTFGSVRTLPWISSLDWNLVVVDEAQAIKNPEAKQTRAVKALRARARIALTGTPIENRLGDLWSIFDFINPGLLGSARQFTALTKRLADRPHNAYGPLRELVRPYILRRMKTDRSVIADLPDKTEVNAYCLLSRTQAALYEQAVRDLRDRLAVADGIERRGLVLASLMRLKQICNHPSQWLGDGAWRPADSGKWARLSEVAEVIAARQEKVLVFTQFREITGPIAAHLGTVFGRPGLILHGGTPVKSRRDLVRQFQDDERVPFFVLSLKAGGTGLNLTSASHVVHFDRWWNPAVEDQATDRAFRIGQTRNVLVHKFVCRGTVEERIDELIASKRGLARDLLEGGADLLLTEMKDEDLLRLVALDVNAALKEG; encoded by the coding sequence TTGAACAATCTCGAACCCGTCCTGACGCCACGCGGACACTTGCTGCTGACCGAGGCCGCCGACTCTTCGGCGATCGACGCCACCGTGGCCGCGCGTCTCGATGAGGCGTTCACCCGCAGCCAGGGCGACGGCCTCCTGCAGCTTGGCGCGGGCGAGGTCTCCACACCGCTTCCGCCCGCGCTCGGATACTGGCGGGACTTTGCCGCGAGGTTCGTCACCGCGGTGTGCGCCCAGCCGGACGCGACCGCGACGCCCGTCTCCGGAGAGGCCGCGACAGATGTCCCCCCGCCGCCTGACGGGGACCTCGATGCGCTCGTTGCCGCTGCACCGCCGATGACGGGCGCGGAGTATCTGACGCCCGACGTCCTGCGCACGCTCTGGGCGGCGCTCGGCCATGCCCTCGGCGCTCGGCTGGCCGCGTCGAAGGCGTCGGTCCAGGACACGTTGCGGAGCTTCAACCCGGCGTGGAACACGGTCGGGCGCGTGCACTTCCACCTCGCCGAGAACCGCAAGGATCCGGATGCACCGTTCGCGTTCCTCGCCACGTACACCCACGGGCTCTCGGCTCACGCCACGCCGCAGCACGTCCCGCTCGGCCAGGCGCTGCGCGAGTACGCCGGCGCCGCCAGCAACAGCCGGCTGCTGTCGCTGCTGCTCCCGGTGCAGCGCGCCGCCGAGCGTTGCGCCTGGCTGAAGACGATGGTGGACGATGGCGAGATCTTCCATCCGCTGCGCTGGACGCCGCGCGAGGCCGTCGCGTTGCTCCACGACGTCCACGTGTTGGAGCAGTCAGGGGTCGTCGTCCGGGTGCCGGCGAACTGGAAGGCGGGGCGTCCACCGCGTCCCACCGTGACGGCCACCGTCGGCACGAAGGTGCCGGCCGGCCTTGGCCTCGACACGTTGCTCGACTTCCGTATGGACGTGACGCTCGATGGCGAGGCGCTGACGCCAGCCGAGGTTCGCGCGCTCCTCGAGTCGGTCGACGGCCTGGCACTGCTTCGCGGACGCTGGGTGGAAGTCGATCGCGAACGACTGCGCGGCCTGATCGACGAGTTCCGCCGCGTCGATCGCGCCGCCGCCGACAACGGCCTCACCTTCGCCGAGGCGATGCGGCTTCTCTCAGGCGCCGACGCGCGTGCCGCCGGGACGACCTCCGACGAAGACCGCGCGTGGTCGGGGGCGGTCGCCGGGCCGTGGCTCGCCGGCGTGCTGCAAGCCCTGCGCGGACCGGAGGCGCTGGCGCACGTCGATCCGGGCGATGCGCTCCACGGGACGCTGCGCCCGTACCAGCAGGTGGGCGTGCGCTGGCTCCACTTCCTGTCGTCGCTCGGCCTGGGTGCCTGCCTGGCCGACGACATGGGGCTCGGGAAGACGATCCAGGTCCTCGCACTGCTGCTCGTGCTCGAGCGCGAGAGGGCATCGCGCGCCGGCGCCTCGAGGGGGCAGCCGAGCCTGCTCATCGCGCCAGCCTCGTTGATCGCGAACTGGGCCTCCGAGATCGCCCGGTTCGCGCCCGGGCTCTCGGCTCTCGTCGCGCACCCCTCCGCCCTGACAGCCGAGGCGCTGAAGGCCATCGACGACACGCACGTGCGGGAGACGGACCTCGTCATCACGACGTTCGGCTCGGTGCGCACGCTACCCTGGATCTCCAGCCTCGACTGGAACCTCGTCGTCGTGGACGAAGCGCAGGCCATCAAGAACCCGGAGGCCAAGCAGACCCGGGCGGTGAAGGCGCTGCGTGCGAGAGCGCGCATCGCGCTGACCGGCACGCCCATCGAGAACCGACTCGGCGACCTGTGGTCGATCTTCGACTTCATCAACCCGGGCCTGCTCGGTTCCGCCAGGCAGTTCACCGCGCTGACCAAGCGTCTCGCCGATCGTCCGCACAACGCGTACGGCCCGCTGCGCGAGCTGGTGCGGCCGTACATCCTGCGGCGGATGAAGACCGACCGCTCCGTAATTGCCGATCTGCCAGACAAGACGGAGGTCAACGCCTACTGCCTGCTCAGCCGCACCCAGGCGGCGCTCTACGAGCAGGCGGTGCGCGATCTGCGGGACCGACTCGCGGTCGCGGACGGAATCGAGCGGCGCGGTCTCGTGCTGGCGTCGCTGATGCGCCTGAAGCAGATCTGCAACCACCCGTCGCAGTGGCTCGGCGACGGCGCATGGCGCCCGGCCGACAGCGGGAAGTGGGCGCGGCTGTCCGAGGTGGCGGAGGTCATCGCGGCGAGGCAGGAGAAGGTCCTCGTCTTCACGCAGTTCCGCGAGATCACCGGCCCGATTGCGGCGCACCTCGGCACCGTGTTCGGCCGGCCCGGGCTGATTCTCCACGGCGGGACGCCGGTCAAGTCCCGGCGTGATCTGGTGCGCCAGTTCCAGGACGACGAGCGTGTACCGTTCTTCGTGTTGTCGCTGAAGGCCGGCGGCACCGGGCTGAACCTGACGTCGGCATCCCACGTGGTACACTTCGACCGCTGGTGGAACCCGGCGGTTGAAGACCAGGCGACCGATCGCGCCTTCCGCATCGGCCAGACCCGCAACGTGCTGGTACACAAGTTCGTGTGCCGAGGCACGGTGGAGGAGCGGATCGACGAGCTGATTGCCTCCAAGCGCGGCCTCGCCCGCGATTTGCTCGAAGGGGGCGCGGACCTGCTGCTCACCGAGATGAAGGACGAAGACCTGCTGCGGCTCGTCGCCCTCGACGTGAATGCCGCACTCAAGGAGGGTTGA